A stretch of Corynebacterium timonense DNA encodes these proteins:
- the nrdH gene encoding glutaredoxin-like protein NrdH — MSITVYTKPACVQCTATKKALDKAGLEYTLVDLSIDDEARDYVMALGYLQAPVVEVNGEHWSGFRPDRIRGLEAAA, encoded by the coding sequence ATGTCCATCACCGTTTACACCAAGCCCGCATGCGTCCAGTGCACCGCTACGAAGAAGGCCTTGGACAAGGCCGGTCTCGAGTACACCCTCGTGGACCTTTCCATCGACGACGAGGCCCGCGATTACGTCATGGCCCTGGGCTACCTGCAGGCTCCGGTTGTTGAGGTGAACGGCGAGCACTGGTCGGGCTTCCGCCCGGACCGTATCCGCGGTCTCGAGGCGGCCGCCTAA
- the nrdI gene encoding class Ib ribonucleoside-diphosphate reductase assembly flavoprotein NrdI has translation MLIVYFSSATENTKRFVDKVGLPAARIPLRRADDELRVTEPYVLICPTYGGGASISRGNTRPVPKQVIRFLNDEHNRSLLRGVIAAGNSNFGPDFCLAGDVISAKCKVPYLFRFELMGAEGDAAHVREQLIAHTERLGLEPLAAGDVDKLQAKDDVATTESARRLERLREKYSTTRTA, from the coding sequence ATGCTTATCGTCTACTTTTCCTCGGCCACGGAGAACACAAAGCGCTTCGTGGACAAGGTGGGCCTGCCCGCAGCGCGCATCCCGCTGCGCCGCGCCGACGACGAGCTTCGGGTCACTGAGCCCTACGTGCTCATCTGCCCGACGTACGGCGGGGGAGCGTCGATCAGCCGCGGCAACACGCGGCCCGTGCCGAAGCAGGTGATCCGGTTCCTCAACGACGAGCACAACCGCAGCCTCCTGCGCGGTGTGATCGCGGCGGGTAACTCGAACTTCGGGCCGGACTTCTGTCTGGCCGGGGATGTAATATCGGCCAAGTGTAAGGTCCCCTACCTTTTCCGTTTCGAGCTCATGGGGGCGGAGGGCGACGCGGCGCACGTGCGCGAGCAGCTCATCGCCCACACAGAGCGGTTGGGGTTGGAGCCGTTGGCCGCTGGGGACGTCGACAAGCTTCAGGCGAAAGACGACGTCGCCACTACCGAAAGCGCGCGGCGCCTCGAGCGGCTGCGCGAGAAGTACAGCACGACACGAACAGCATAG